A DNA window from Candidatus Deferrimicrobiaceae bacterium contains the following coding sequences:
- a CDS encoding ribonuclease J — translation MPLRVIPLGGLGEFGLNSLLFDDGESAVLVDAGLMFPDDTMLGIDFVIPDFRCLREVSPRLRALLLTHGHEDHIGAVSFLLKEFDVPVYGTPLTLGLLRNRLAEHGLDGVARLEAIERSGRFRIGDLDVETFPVCHSIPGGFGYILRCRDGVFVHTGDFKFDARPLDGVPTATDRLAEVASREMVTALFSDSTNVEREGRSLPEAFVGEALSEIFGGAAGRVIVAMFSSNIHRIQEAINAADRQGRRVALCGKSMVGNVATALELGYMKLPHPNILLPVEDTGTLPGREVAVLTTGSQGEPRSALTLMALGEHKHIRIQEGDTVVLSSKFIPGNERAIANVINHLFLSGADVRYEKISEIHVSGHASREELRSMVRLLRPEYFIPVHGEPRHLIMHKALAKEMGVPRPEFVSNGDILEFSEGVMTRAGKAPVGRLFVDGKGMGEVEGVVLKDRYHLSNDGMVIVVLAISQTTGEILYGPDIMTRGVVSESGSDTIMEDARRTVLTTWEEAGLEARKDSAEIRTDIRKALRRFFNKRLDRKPMIIPVLLEL, via the coding sequence CCCTGGGGGGACTCGGCGAATTCGGCCTCAATTCCCTGCTGTTCGACGACGGCGAGTCCGCCGTTCTCGTGGACGCGGGGCTCATGTTCCCCGACGACACGATGCTGGGAATCGACTTCGTCATCCCCGATTTCCGCTGTCTGCGGGAAGTTTCCCCCCGGCTCCGGGCGCTCCTGCTCACGCACGGGCACGAGGATCACATCGGCGCGGTCTCCTTCCTGCTGAAGGAGTTCGACGTCCCCGTCTACGGCACCCCGCTGACGCTGGGGTTGTTGCGGAACCGCCTCGCGGAGCACGGCCTGGACGGGGTCGCGAGGCTCGAGGCGATCGAGCGGTCCGGCCGGTTCCGCATCGGGGACCTCGACGTGGAGACGTTCCCCGTCTGCCACAGCATCCCGGGAGGGTTCGGGTACATCCTGCGGTGCCGGGACGGCGTCTTTGTCCACACGGGGGACTTCAAGTTCGACGCCCGGCCGCTGGACGGCGTCCCCACCGCCACGGACCGCCTCGCGGAAGTTGCCTCGCGCGAGATGGTGACGGCCCTGTTCTCCGACTCTACGAACGTGGAGCGGGAAGGGCGATCCCTCCCGGAGGCGTTTGTCGGCGAGGCCCTTTCGGAGATCTTCGGCGGGGCGGCGGGGCGGGTCATCGTCGCGATGTTCTCGTCGAACATTCACCGGATCCAGGAGGCGATCAACGCCGCCGATCGCCAGGGCCGCCGGGTGGCGCTTTGCGGGAAGAGCATGGTGGGGAACGTCGCGACGGCGCTCGAACTGGGGTATATGAAACTGCCCCATCCGAACATCCTCCTCCCCGTGGAGGATACCGGGACCCTGCCCGGTCGTGAGGTCGCCGTGCTGACCACGGGGAGCCAGGGAGAGCCCCGCTCCGCCCTTACGCTCATGGCGCTGGGCGAGCACAAGCACATCCGGATCCAGGAGGGAGACACGGTGGTCCTCTCCTCGAAATTCATCCCGGGGAACGAACGGGCGATCGCCAATGTGATCAACCACCTCTTCCTGTCCGGGGCCGACGTACGTTACGAAAAGATCTCGGAGATCCACGTGTCCGGGCACGCAAGCCGGGAGGAACTCCGGAGCATGGTCCGGTTGCTCCGCCCGGAGTACTTCATCCCCGTCCACGGGGAGCCGAGGCACCTCATCATGCACAAGGCCCTCGCGAAGGAGATGGGGGTCCCCCGCCCGGAGTTCGTCTCCAACGGCGACATTCTCGAGTTTTCGGAAGGGGTGATGACCCGCGCGGGAAAGGCCCCCGTGGGTCGCCTGTTCGTGGACGGGAAAGGGATGGGGGAGGTGGAAGGGGTGGTGCTCAAGGACCGGTACCACCTCTCGAACGACGGCATGGTCATCGTCGTGCTGGCCATCTCCCAGACGACCGGGGAGATCCTGTACGGGCCCGATATCATGACGCGGGGGGTGGTTTCCGAAAGCGGATCCGATACTATAATGGAGGACGCGAGGCGGACCGTCCTCACCACGTGGGAGGAGGCGGGCCTGGAGGCGAGGAAGGATTCGGCGGAGATCCGGACCGACATCCGGAAGGCATTGCGCCGGTTCTTCAACAAGCGCCTCGACAGGAAACCGATGATCATACCCGTGCTTCTGGAGCTCTAG